A window from Myxococcus fulvus encodes these proteins:
- a CDS encoding ATP-binding protein, giving the protein MFRPPSDSQAAPRGSPASRPPPPRSAFHRSAQDMVDLLSSSAIALRWLARLRWHAVAGTGLTIIVAVRGLKLDLPVVPLLALVATTGVSNLLLTLWLRRGPVVKTHHLGGVLAFDTMLLTAMLALSGGPDNPFAMLYLVHVSLAALVLGRRWIVCLSMLSVLGPMLLMQWHVPLAEVAHVASPMPPHSRHVLGLWVAFSLTVMLIALMVARVSAALRDRQEALVRAQLLAARAEKLASLSTLAAGAAHELGSPLGTIAIAANELEALIQEEPNEALEDARLIRDQVERCRDILERMSARAGQTYGEVPERTTTGAVLGLLREQLSAGELSRLRFTEGPDVSLFFPTRGLVQVLANLVRNALHASEASQAPVTLSVHGDAEGTAFVVEDQGTGIPREVLERVGEPFFTTKPAGQGMGLGLFLGQTFAELCGGRLELDTEEGRGTRATLVLPCRREPVHAAA; this is encoded by the coding sequence GTGTTCCGCCCGCCCTCCGACTCGCAGGCGGCCCCGCGTGGCTCGCCGGCGTCGAGACCACCTCCGCCTCGCTCCGCGTTCCACCGCTCCGCGCAGGACATGGTGGACCTGCTGTCGTCCAGCGCGATTGCGCTGCGCTGGCTGGCGCGCCTGCGCTGGCACGCCGTGGCGGGCACGGGGCTCACCATCATCGTGGCCGTGCGGGGGCTGAAGCTGGACCTGCCGGTGGTGCCGCTGCTCGCGCTGGTGGCGACGACGGGCGTGTCCAACCTGCTCCTGACGCTGTGGCTGCGCCGGGGGCCGGTGGTGAAGACGCACCACCTGGGCGGCGTGCTCGCGTTCGACACGATGCTGCTGACGGCGATGCTCGCGCTCTCCGGCGGGCCGGACAACCCGTTCGCCATGCTGTACCTGGTGCACGTGTCGCTGGCGGCGCTCGTGCTGGGGCGGCGCTGGATCGTCTGCCTGTCCATGCTGTCCGTGCTGGGGCCCATGCTGCTGATGCAGTGGCACGTGCCGCTGGCGGAGGTGGCGCATGTCGCCAGCCCCATGCCGCCGCACTCGCGCCATGTGCTGGGGCTGTGGGTCGCCTTCTCGCTGACGGTGATGCTCATCGCGCTGATGGTGGCGCGGGTGTCCGCAGCGCTGAGGGACCGACAGGAGGCGCTGGTGCGCGCCCAGTTGCTCGCGGCGCGGGCGGAGAAGCTGGCCTCGCTGAGCACGCTGGCGGCGGGCGCGGCGCACGAGCTGGGCTCTCCGTTGGGCACCATCGCCATCGCGGCGAACGAGCTGGAGGCGCTCATCCAGGAGGAGCCCAACGAGGCGCTCGAGGACGCGCGGCTCATCCGTGACCAGGTGGAGCGCTGCCGGGACATCCTGGAGCGGATGAGCGCTCGCGCGGGGCAGACCTACGGCGAGGTGCCCGAGCGCACCACGACGGGCGCGGTGCTCGGGCTGCTGCGCGAGCAGCTGTCGGCCGGAGAGCTGTCGCGGCTGCGCTTCACGGAAGGCCCCGACGTGTCGCTCTTCTTCCCCACGCGCGGGCTGGTGCAGGTGCTGGCCAACCTGGTGCGCAACGCGCTGCACGCGAGCGAGGCGTCGCAGGCGCCGGTCACGTTGAGCGTGCACGGCGACGCGGAGGGCACCGCCTTCGTGGTGGAGGACCAGGGCACGGGCATCCCCCGCGAGGTGCTGGAGCGCGTGGGCGAGCCGTTCTTCACCACCAAGCCGGCGGGGCAGGGCATGGGGCTGGGGTTGTTCCTGGGGCAGACCTTCGCGGAGCTGTGCGGGGGACGACTGGAGCTGGATACGGAGGAGGGCCGGGGCACTCGCGCCACGCTCGTGCTGCCGTGCCGGAGGGAGCCTGTGCATGCAGCGGCCTGA
- a CDS encoding glycoside hydrolase family 2 TIM barrel-domain containing protein, with the protein MAPTLRCPGVVLVWLFAVVLSFGPVAEARTTLVKGEGGWSLQVDGRPYVAKGVTFSGSAGSAAYEQDCARLAALGVNTLRTWGVGPQTQPLLDAAHKHGLKVLVGLWMRHGQPGAEDDDSFDYLTDTAGMKKQREDTLESVRRYKDHPAVLAWGVGNEVILNSPNDAAKEAYARFLESVVRDIKKVDDAHPVISVDAWVLAVKWWEKLVPSLDAYGLNVYGRGLQALPEALRKEGATKPWLITEFGAQGEWDAPKDERGVPREPDDREKYAVIVDAWNTLLAPHVRTGDCLGLFVFNFSSTFDHTSLWLGMLSGKSTRPAWHAVREAYTGQKPQTPLPEVGALVVQGVKKETSGTWADVAFEVKDPQGRPLDISFAYNFRGAATRFERGEVIRLRATPAATPGSWRVKLPSVKGPIKLYGLAKDASGNLMMATTSVLTSSAP; encoded by the coding sequence ATGGCCCCTACGCTTCGCTGTCCTGGCGTCGTCCTGGTGTGGCTGTTCGCGGTGGTGCTGTCCTTCGGTCCGGTGGCGGAGGCCCGGACCACCCTGGTGAAAGGGGAGGGCGGCTGGAGCTTGCAGGTGGATGGCCGCCCCTACGTCGCCAAGGGGGTGACGTTCAGTGGCAGCGCGGGCTCGGCCGCGTACGAGCAGGACTGCGCGCGGCTCGCGGCGCTCGGCGTCAATACTTTGAGGACCTGGGGAGTGGGGCCGCAGACGCAGCCCCTGCTGGACGCGGCGCACAAGCACGGGCTCAAGGTGCTCGTCGGGCTGTGGATGCGGCATGGCCAGCCCGGCGCGGAGGATGACGACTCTTTCGACTACCTCACCGACACGGCGGGCATGAAGAAGCAGCGCGAGGACACGCTGGAGAGCGTGCGGCGCTACAAGGACCACCCGGCGGTGCTCGCGTGGGGGGTGGGCAACGAGGTCATCCTCAACAGCCCCAACGACGCGGCGAAGGAGGCCTACGCCCGCTTCCTGGAGAGCGTGGTCCGGGACATCAAGAAGGTGGACGACGCGCACCCGGTCATCTCGGTGGATGCGTGGGTGCTCGCGGTGAAGTGGTGGGAGAAGCTCGTCCCGTCGCTGGATGCCTACGGCCTCAATGTCTACGGCCGGGGGCTCCAGGCGCTGCCGGAGGCGCTGCGCAAGGAGGGCGCCACCAAGCCCTGGCTCATCACCGAGTTCGGTGCGCAGGGCGAGTGGGACGCGCCCAAGGATGAGCGGGGCGTCCCGCGTGAGCCCGATGACCGGGAGAAGTACGCCGTCATCGTCGACGCGTGGAACACGCTGCTCGCGCCCCACGTGCGCACCGGTGACTGTCTGGGGCTCTTCGTCTTCAACTTCAGCTCCACGTTCGACCACACCAGCCTGTGGCTCGGCATGCTGTCGGGCAAGTCGACGCGGCCCGCGTGGCACGCCGTGCGCGAGGCGTACACCGGCCAGAAGCCCCAGACGCCGCTGCCAGAGGTGGGCGCGCTCGTCGTCCAGGGCGTGAAGAAGGAGACCTCGGGCACCTGGGCGGACGTGGCCTTCGAGGTGAAGGACCCCCAGGGCCGGCCGCTGGACATCTCCTTCGCGTACAACTTCCGGGGCGCGGCCACCCGCTTCGAGCGCGGTGAGGTCATCCGCCTGCGCGCCACACCCGCGGCCACTCCGGGCTCGTGGCGCGTGAAGCTCCCCTCGGTGAAGGGACCCATCAAGCTGTACGGGCTGGCGAAGGACGCCTCCGGCAACCTGATGATGGCCACCACCTCCGTGCTCACTTCCTCTGCGCCATGA
- a CDS encoding xanthine dehydrogenase family protein molybdopterin-binding subunit, protein MSQQPELISRRSFLEGLNLSVGGLALGVVPTVTLAGAAPGAKGKPAELRPNVFVHIASDGQVTIVCHRSEMGQGVRSSMPVVVADELGADMARVKVVQAVGDAVYGDQNTDGSSSIRGVYQSLRRTGATAREMLVAAAARRWKVPASDCEAREHAVFHKRSSRSLGFGELVADAAKLPVPKAESVALRPSSELRYVGKELPLLDGPAYVTGTAVFGADVKLPGMLIAVVARPPVVGGKVVRFDAAKALAIPGVKQVLELPVPKRPYVFQGWGGVAVLAENTWAAMRGRAALDITWEDGPNAEYDSVKYREALLESVRVPGKPARTVGDVDKALASAARVVEAEYYAPHLSHAPMEPPVALARVANGVCEVWAPSQHPQAARTEAAQASGLPEDKVTVNVTLLGGGFGRKSKADFVAEAVHLAKMAGVPVRVQWTREDDIRHDYYHSASAQRLSCGLDAAGKPTAWLHRTSFPAIRSTFSEDVTGPVARDLNQGVLDLALAIPNVRAEMGEALAKVRIGWLRSVNNIFHGFAVGSFMDELAHARGMDPRENLLEVIGPPRLVSVAELGVSALPNYGAPVEAHPVNAERLRGVIERVTAMSGWSEREKNGRTLGLAAHRSFLSYVGVVVSMKKDAAGRARVDEAWVAVDAGLVVNPDRVRSQMEGSVIFGMSLAFYGAITMKGGATEQSNFRDYKLVRMAEAPRAIHVDIIQSDAPPGGVGEPGVPPVAPAIANALFALTGTRVRDLPIVRTVPV, encoded by the coding sequence ATGAGCCAACAGCCTGAGTTGATTTCCCGGCGCTCCTTCCTCGAAGGGCTCAACCTCTCGGTGGGAGGGCTGGCGCTGGGCGTGGTGCCCACGGTGACGCTGGCGGGCGCGGCCCCGGGCGCGAAGGGCAAGCCCGCGGAGCTTCGGCCCAATGTCTTCGTGCACATCGCCTCGGACGGGCAGGTCACCATCGTCTGCCACCGCTCGGAGATGGGGCAGGGCGTCCGCAGCTCGATGCCGGTGGTGGTGGCGGACGAGCTGGGCGCGGACATGGCGCGGGTGAAGGTGGTGCAGGCCGTGGGCGACGCCGTGTATGGCGACCAGAACACGGACGGCTCCAGCAGCATCCGGGGCGTGTACCAGTCGCTGCGCCGCACGGGCGCCACGGCGCGGGAGATGCTGGTGGCCGCGGCGGCGCGTCGCTGGAAGGTGCCGGCCTCGGACTGCGAGGCGCGGGAGCACGCGGTGTTCCACAAGCGGAGCTCGCGCTCGTTGGGGTTCGGGGAGCTGGTGGCGGACGCGGCGAAGCTGCCGGTGCCCAAAGCGGAGTCGGTGGCGCTGCGGCCCTCGTCGGAGCTGCGCTACGTGGGCAAGGAGCTGCCGCTGTTGGATGGGCCGGCCTATGTCACGGGCACGGCCGTCTTCGGCGCGGACGTGAAGCTGCCGGGCATGCTCATCGCGGTGGTGGCGCGGCCTCCCGTCGTCGGTGGGAAGGTGGTGCGCTTCGACGCCGCGAAGGCGCTCGCGATTCCGGGCGTGAAGCAGGTGCTGGAGCTGCCCGTGCCCAAGCGGCCGTATGTCTTCCAGGGCTGGGGCGGGGTGGCGGTGCTGGCGGAGAACACGTGGGCGGCGATGCGGGGCCGCGCGGCGCTGGACATCACCTGGGAGGACGGTCCCAACGCCGAGTACGACTCGGTGAAGTATCGCGAGGCGCTGCTGGAGTCGGTGCGCGTGCCGGGCAAGCCGGCGCGCACGGTGGGGGACGTGGACAAGGCGCTCGCGAGCGCCGCGCGGGTGGTGGAGGCGGAGTACTACGCGCCGCACCTGTCGCACGCGCCCATGGAGCCGCCGGTGGCGCTGGCGCGGGTGGCGAATGGGGTCTGCGAGGTGTGGGCGCCTTCACAGCATCCGCAGGCGGCGCGCACCGAGGCGGCGCAGGCGTCGGGGCTGCCCGAGGACAAGGTGACGGTGAACGTCACGCTGCTGGGCGGCGGCTTCGGGCGCAAGTCGAAGGCGGACTTCGTCGCGGAGGCGGTGCACCTGGCGAAGATGGCGGGCGTGCCGGTGCGCGTGCAGTGGACGCGCGAGGACGACATCCGTCATGACTACTACCACTCGGCCAGCGCGCAGCGGCTGAGTTGTGGATTGGACGCGGCGGGCAAGCCCACGGCGTGGCTGCACCGCACGTCCTTCCCGGCCATCCGCTCCACGTTCTCCGAGGACGTGACGGGGCCGGTGGCGAGGGACTTGAACCAGGGCGTGTTGGACCTGGCGCTGGCGATTCCGAACGTGCGCGCGGAGATGGGCGAGGCGCTGGCGAAGGTGCGCATCGGGTGGCTGCGCTCGGTGAACAACATCTTCCACGGCTTCGCGGTGGGCTCGTTCATGGACGAGCTGGCGCATGCGCGCGGCATGGACCCGCGGGAGAACCTGCTGGAGGTGATTGGACCTCCGCGCCTCGTGTCCGTGGCGGAGCTGGGCGTCAGCGCGCTGCCGAACTATGGCGCGCCGGTGGAGGCGCACCCGGTGAACGCGGAGCGGCTGCGCGGGGTCATCGAGCGCGTCACGGCGATGTCGGGCTGGAGCGAGCGCGAGAAGAACGGCCGCACGCTGGGGCTCGCCGCGCACCGCAGCTTCCTGAGCTACGTGGGCGTGGTGGTGTCGATGAAGAAGGACGCGGCGGGACGGGCGCGCGTGGACGAGGCGTGGGTGGCGGTGGACGCGGGGCTGGTGGTGAACCCGGACCGCGTCCGCTCGCAGATGGAGGGCTCCGTCATCTTCGGCATGAGCCTGGCGTTCTACGGCGCCATCACGATGAAGGGCGGCGCGACGGAGCAGTCGAACTTCCGCGACTACAAGCTGGTGCGCATGGCCGAGGCGCCCCGGGCCATCCACGTGGACATCATCCAGAGCGACGCGCCCCCGGGCGGCGTGGGCGAGCCGGGCGTGCCCCCGGTGGCCCCCGCCATCGCGAATGCGCTCTTCGCCCTCACGGGCACGCGCGTGAGGGATTTGCCCATCGTCCGGACGGTCCCCGTCTGA
- a CDS encoding HEAT repeat domain-containing protein, which translates to MTRTSSPLRAVRLLALSSLLLSLPAPAAPPPELQPETCSVEGLMDSIRRGLQSKSPAYRRYLRELLKESAVTLPEAQLRAAFERETEPVMVEHLAAALAAKTDRGESPGTLQLVAKRALGDADPAVRAAATRALRRTSAEEHTGDMYSRLVRDASPQVREEAATNLIEDNQFVYAGMHGPSSDLAVAAAAASSDPKVTARILGNISTAAIGAGSAGALHTLLGSDDAQVRASAATALGGVPASEMARARQTLGALYRAEQDVGVRTAILQSLARLGFQSAVPELRALRSVDPRLVAEVDAWVGALSTGLQEWSLLLREKQRLRQAR; encoded by the coding sequence ATGACGCGCACCTCGTCTCCTCTCCGGGCCGTTCGCCTGCTGGCCCTGTCGTCACTCCTGCTGTCCCTCCCGGCCCCGGCCGCGCCTCCTCCCGAGCTCCAGCCGGAGACGTGCTCGGTGGAGGGGCTGATGGACTCCATCCGTCGCGGGCTCCAGTCGAAGTCGCCCGCGTACCGGCGCTACCTGCGCGAGCTGTTGAAGGAGTCCGCCGTCACGCTGCCCGAGGCGCAGCTGCGCGCGGCCTTCGAGCGCGAGACGGAGCCCGTCATGGTGGAGCACCTGGCGGCGGCCCTGGCGGCGAAGACGGACCGGGGCGAGAGCCCGGGCACGCTCCAACTCGTGGCGAAGCGCGCGCTCGGGGACGCGGACCCGGCGGTGCGTGCGGCCGCCACGCGCGCGCTGCGGCGCACGAGCGCGGAGGAGCACACCGGGGACATGTACTCGCGGCTGGTGCGGGACGCCTCGCCCCAGGTCCGCGAGGAGGCCGCCACGAACCTCATCGAGGACAACCAGTTCGTCTACGCGGGGATGCACGGGCCGTCGTCGGACCTGGCGGTGGCGGCGGCCGCGGCGTCCAGCGACCCGAAGGTGACGGCGAGAATCCTGGGCAACATCTCCACCGCGGCCATTGGCGCGGGTTCCGCTGGGGCCCTGCACACGCTGCTGGGCAGCGATGACGCGCAGGTGCGCGCGTCGGCGGCGACGGCGCTGGGTGGGGTGCCCGCGTCGGAGATGGCGCGCGCGCGTCAGACGCTCGGGGCGCTGTACCGCGCCGAACAGGACGTGGGTGTGCGGACGGCCATCCTCCAGAGCCTCGCGCGGCTGGGGTTCCAGAGCGCGGTGCCGGAGCTTCGGGCGCTGCGGAGTGTCGACCCGCGGCTGGTCGCCGAGGTCGATGCCTGGGTTGGTGCGTTGAGTACCGGTCTTCAGGAGTGGAGCCTGCTCCTGAGGGAGAAGCAGCGGTTGCGTCAGGCTCGCTGA
- the thiD gene encoding bifunctional hydroxymethylpyrimidine kinase/phosphomethylpyrimidine kinase: protein MRPMETPKRVPTALTIAGSDSGGGAGIQADLNTFSYHRVHGTTALTAVTAQNTRGVTRVDVLPAAAVAAQVDAVVDDLGVGAVKTGMLVNAEIISVVAWRLKSLKPGPLVVDPVMVSRAGARLIDDSAVGALKEHLLPLADVVTPNRHEAQLLSGLDLQTLEDMKEAARRIHQLGPRAVLVKGGGMSGELRGLDVWFDGERMETLFLRSVKTHNTHGTGCTLSAAIAAWMALGQAPFEATRRAKTFVTSALEHPLPLGQGHGPFSHFSPLDPS, encoded by the coding sequence ATGCGCCCCATGGAGACTCCCAAGCGAGTGCCGACGGCGCTCACCATCGCCGGCTCCGACAGTGGCGGTGGCGCAGGCATCCAGGCGGACCTGAACACCTTCTCGTATCACCGGGTGCACGGCACCACCGCGCTCACGGCCGTCACCGCGCAGAACACCCGGGGCGTCACCCGGGTGGACGTGCTCCCTGCCGCCGCCGTGGCCGCGCAGGTGGACGCCGTCGTCGACGACCTGGGCGTCGGCGCGGTGAAGACGGGCATGCTCGTCAACGCGGAGATCATCTCCGTGGTCGCCTGGCGGCTGAAGTCGCTCAAGCCGGGCCCGCTCGTGGTGGACCCCGTCATGGTGTCCCGCGCCGGCGCGCGCCTCATCGACGACTCGGCCGTCGGTGCGCTCAAGGAGCACCTGCTCCCGCTCGCGGACGTCGTCACGCCCAACCGGCACGAGGCGCAGCTGCTCTCCGGGCTGGACTTGCAGACGCTCGAGGACATGAAGGAGGCCGCCCGGCGCATCCACCAGCTCGGTCCCCGGGCGGTGCTGGTCAAGGGCGGCGGCATGTCGGGCGAGCTGCGCGGCCTGGACGTCTGGTTCGACGGGGAGCGGATGGAGACGTTGTTCCTGCGCTCGGTGAAGACGCACAACACGCACGGCACGGGGTGCACCCTGTCCGCGGCCATCGCCGCGTGGATGGCGCTGGGACAGGCGCCCTTCGAGGCCACCCGGCGCGCCAAGACCTTCGTCACCTCGGCCCTGGAGCACCCGCTCCCCCTGGGGCAGGGACATGGTCCCTTCAGCCACTTCTCCCCGCTCGATCCCTCCTGA
- the gwsS gene encoding grasp-with-spasm system SPASM domain peptide maturase encodes MSRYFTCYACCIPVRGHTRSILCDLQQASFIFIPNVLVDILEMSREKTVEDIKAAYDHAHDAQIDSYFAFLLQKDYGFFTENPQRFPPMNLDWRNPRTLTNCLVDFDPASTHDLVDLNTQLSQLGCESLELRFFHALSLETLTQKLEPFRDSALRSISLVIGHHASLHPEALEALVVEHKRVKHITVHSSPERDEHRHVDLHTDLIFTREVITSEACCGNVSSQLFSCNVMSFTEALRFNSCLNRKLGIDTRGNIKNCPSMLKSFGALQSTPLAEVVAREDFQAIWRTTKDQVLVCQDCEFRYICQDCRAYVREPEQPLSKPAKCKYNPYEARWE; translated from the coding sequence ATGAGTAGGTATTTCACCTGCTATGCCTGCTGCATCCCCGTCCGGGGACACACACGCAGCATCCTGTGCGACCTGCAGCAGGCCTCGTTCATCTTCATCCCCAATGTTCTCGTGGACATCCTGGAGATGAGTCGCGAGAAGACCGTCGAGGACATCAAGGCGGCCTACGACCACGCCCACGACGCGCAGATTGATTCGTACTTCGCGTTCCTGCTCCAGAAGGACTACGGGTTCTTCACCGAGAATCCTCAGCGCTTCCCCCCGATGAACCTGGACTGGCGCAATCCCAGGACCCTCACCAACTGCCTGGTGGACTTCGACCCGGCGTCGACCCACGATCTGGTGGACCTGAACACGCAGCTCTCCCAGCTCGGCTGTGAGTCATTGGAGCTGCGCTTCTTCCACGCGCTGTCGCTCGAGACACTCACCCAGAAGCTGGAGCCCTTCAGGGACTCCGCCCTCCGGTCCATCAGCCTCGTCATCGGTCATCACGCCAGCCTCCATCCCGAGGCCCTGGAGGCGCTCGTCGTAGAGCACAAGCGCGTGAAGCACATCACGGTGCACTCCAGCCCCGAGCGTGACGAGCACCGCCACGTCGACCTGCACACCGACCTCATCTTCACCCGGGAGGTCATCACCTCCGAGGCTTGCTGCGGCAACGTGTCCAGCCAGCTCTTCAGCTGCAACGTCATGTCCTTCACGGAGGCGCTGCGCTTCAACAGCTGCCTGAACCGGAAGCTCGGCATCGACACCCGGGGGAACATCAAGAACTGCCCGTCGATGCTCAAGTCCTTCGGAGCGCTCCAGAGCACCCCGCTCGCGGAGGTGGTGGCGCGAGAGGACTTCCAAGCCATCTGGCGAACCACCAAGGACCAGGTCCTGGTCTGCCAGGACTGCGAGTTCCGCTACATCTGCCAGGACTGCCGGGCCTACGTCCGCGAGCCCGAGCAACCCCTCTCCAAGCCCGCGAAGTGCAAGTACAACCCCTATGAGGCGCGCTGGGAGTAA
- a CDS encoding response regulator transcription factor, with amino-acid sequence MQRPETSAVVLVIDDDEPYRERLVRAFGRKGFTAHGVGSAKEALELAPSVRPGYAVIDLKLPDGSGLDLVRELKALDARTTMVVLTGYGSIATAVEAVRRGATHYLSKPVDVDDILLAFAGATLPAGEAAALEHQVPSLARAEWEHIQRVLADCGGNISQAARLLRIQRRSLQRKLSKHPVRQ; translated from the coding sequence ATGCAGCGGCCTGAGACCTCCGCGGTGGTGCTCGTCATCGACGACGACGAGCCCTATCGCGAGCGACTGGTGCGCGCCTTCGGGCGCAAGGGCTTCACCGCGCACGGCGTGGGCAGCGCGAAGGAGGCGCTCGAGCTGGCGCCGTCGGTGCGCCCCGGCTACGCGGTCATCGACCTGAAGCTGCCGGACGGCTCCGGGTTGGACCTGGTGCGCGAGCTCAAGGCGCTGGACGCGCGCACGACGATGGTGGTCCTCACCGGCTACGGGAGCATCGCCACGGCGGTGGAGGCCGTGCGCCGCGGGGCCACGCACTACCTCTCCAAGCCCGTGGACGTGGACGACATCCTGCTGGCCTTCGCGGGCGCCACGCTGCCCGCCGGCGAGGCCGCGGCCCTGGAGCACCAGGTGCCTTCGCTGGCGCGCGCGGAGTGGGAGCACATCCAGCGGGTGCTCGCGGACTGTGGCGGCAACATCTCCCAGGCCGCCCGCCTGCTGCGCATCCAGCGCCGCAGCCTCCAGCGCAAGCTGTCCAAGCACCCCGTGCGGCAGTGA
- a CDS encoding RNA polymerase sigma factor: MEDVRSIVEQTYRAEHGRIVAMLIGAMGGDFASAEEVVQESFEAALQQWPREGVPREPRAWLLRAARNKAVDRVRRGVRLGARVEALEVVARLEQELAATPLGEDWEAHPDDSLRLLFTCCHPALAVDVQVALALRTLCGLTTEEVARAFLVPPATMAQRLVRAQRKIRDARIPYVIPEPDALAERTRGVLHAIYLLFSEGHSATQGTELVRVDLCEEALRLARLTCDLLPRHPEATSLLAMMLLHHSRRHVRVAEDGGLVLLDRQDRGRWDAANITEGLALLDTALALGAFGPYTVQAAIAALHAQAKRPEETDWEQIAALYERLAKLTPGPVVELNRAAAVAMAKGPAQGLVLVDDLESSGRLTEHHLLPAARAELLRRLGRGDEAVAAYRRALALVRTEPERRFLEERLREVLSDAPPT, from the coding sequence ATGGAGGACGTGCGGTCCATCGTCGAGCAGACCTATCGCGCCGAGCATGGCCGCATCGTGGCCATGCTCATCGGCGCGATGGGTGGAGACTTCGCCTCGGCGGAGGAGGTGGTGCAGGAGTCCTTCGAGGCGGCGCTCCAGCAGTGGCCGCGCGAGGGAGTTCCACGCGAGCCTCGCGCGTGGCTCCTGCGGGCCGCGCGCAACAAGGCGGTGGACCGGGTGCGCAGGGGCGTGCGGCTCGGGGCCCGGGTGGAGGCGTTGGAGGTGGTGGCGCGGCTGGAGCAGGAGCTCGCCGCCACGCCGCTTGGTGAGGACTGGGAGGCGCATCCGGATGACTCGCTGCGACTGCTCTTCACGTGCTGCCACCCTGCCCTCGCCGTGGATGTCCAGGTGGCGCTGGCGCTGCGCACGTTGTGTGGGCTGACGACGGAGGAGGTGGCGCGAGCGTTCCTCGTGCCTCCGGCGACGATGGCGCAGCGGCTGGTGCGTGCGCAGCGCAAGATTCGAGACGCGCGCATTCCGTATGTCATCCCGGAGCCGGACGCGCTGGCAGAGCGCACCCGGGGCGTGCTGCATGCCATCTACCTGCTCTTCTCGGAGGGTCACTCCGCGACGCAAGGCACGGAGCTGGTGCGCGTGGACCTGTGCGAGGAGGCGCTGCGACTGGCCCGGCTGACGTGCGACCTGCTGCCCCGCCATCCCGAGGCCACCTCGCTGCTGGCGATGATGCTGCTCCACCATTCCCGGCGCCACGTTCGGGTGGCCGAGGATGGTGGACTGGTCCTGTTGGACAGGCAGGACCGCGGGCGATGGGACGCGGCGAACATCACGGAGGGACTGGCCCTGCTCGACACCGCGTTGGCGCTGGGCGCCTTCGGGCCGTACACGGTGCAGGCGGCCATCGCGGCGCTGCATGCACAGGCGAAGCGGCCGGAGGAGACGGATTGGGAGCAGATCGCCGCGCTCTACGAGCGACTGGCGAAGTTGACACCGGGGCCGGTGGTGGAGCTCAACCGCGCGGCGGCCGTGGCGATGGCGAAGGGCCCGGCACAGGGGTTGGTGTTGGTCGACGACCTGGAGTCCTCCGGACGACTCACCGAACACCACCTGCTGCCCGCGGCCCGAGCGGAGCTGCTGCGCAGGCTGGGGCGCGGGGACGAAGCCGTGGCGGCCTACCGTCGCGCGCTCGCCCTGGTACGAACGGAGCCAGAGCGGCGATTCCTCGAGGAGAGACTGCGGGAGGTGCTCTCGGACGCGCCGCCGACTTGA
- a CDS encoding YciI family protein, which produces MKYLLMLFENEKAWDALPQEEAQKVLEEYAAFSESIEKSGNNIAGEALQPTSTATTVRVRDGKRLTTDGPFAETREQLGGFFLVEAKDLDEAIALASRIPAAKSGCVEIRPVMDYSDVMG; this is translated from the coding sequence ATGAAGTACCTGCTGATGCTGTTCGAGAACGAGAAGGCCTGGGACGCGCTGCCGCAGGAGGAGGCCCAGAAGGTGCTGGAGGAGTACGCGGCCTTCAGTGAGTCCATCGAGAAGAGCGGGAACAACATCGCGGGCGAGGCGCTGCAGCCGACGTCCACGGCGACCACGGTGCGCGTGCGCGACGGCAAGCGGCTGACGACGGACGGGCCGTTCGCGGAGACGCGCGAGCAGCTGGGCGGCTTCTTCCTGGTGGAGGCGAAGGACCTGGACGAGGCGATTGCCCTGGCCTCGCGCATCCCCGCCGCGAAGTCGGGCTGCGTGGAGATACGCCCGGTGATGGACTACTCCGACGTCATGGGCTGA
- a CDS encoding (2Fe-2S)-binding protein: MSIRVKVNGVDQVLDVDPEMPLLWALRDVLGLTGTKYGCGEALCGACSVHLDGQVVRACVTPIRRADGHSVTTIEGLSPDGSHPLQRAWVEMGVPQCGFCQSGQLMCAAALLVKKPRPTDQDIDQSLAGNLCRCGTYTRIRAAVKKAAGTPDAK, from the coding sequence ATGAGCATTCGCGTGAAGGTCAACGGCGTGGACCAGGTGCTGGACGTGGACCCGGAGATGCCGCTGTTGTGGGCGCTGCGCGACGTGCTCGGGCTCACCGGGACGAAGTACGGCTGCGGAGAGGCGCTGTGTGGCGCGTGCAGCGTGCACCTGGACGGGCAGGTGGTGCGCGCGTGCGTGACGCCCATCCGCCGCGCGGACGGGCACAGCGTCACCACCATCGAGGGCCTGTCGCCCGACGGGAGCCATCCGCTCCAGCGCGCGTGGGTGGAGATGGGCGTGCCGCAGTGCGGGTTCTGCCAGTCGGGACAGCTGATGTGCGCGGCGGCGCTGCTGGTGAAGAAGCCGCGGCCGACGGACCAGGACATCGACCAGTCGCTCGCGGGCAACCTCTGCCGCTGTGGGACGTACACGCGCATCCGCGCGGCCGTGAAGAAGGCCGCGGGCACGCCCGACGCGAAGTGA